The Gouania willdenowi chromosome 3, fGouWil2.1, whole genome shotgun sequence genome includes a region encoding these proteins:
- the tmem41b gene encoding transmembrane protein 41B: MAKKRREKQEVNNSFSFQETEKSPVSESPVSKENENVGGSARMSLLILVSIFACSASVMYLVYRNFPELQDDEMEKIRIPKDMEDAKALGTVLSKYKDTYYTQVLVAYFATYVFLQTFAIPGSIFLSILSGYLYPFPLALFLVCLCSGLGASFCYMLSYLVGRPVVYKYLTEKAQKWSQQVEKHRNHLINYIIFLRITPFLPNWFINITSPVINVPLGVFFIGTFLGVAPPSFVAINAGTTLYKLTTAGEAVSWNSLAVLGVLAVLSILPVCFQKKLQQKLE, encoded by the exons ATGGCTAAAAAGCGGAGAGAGAAGCAGGAGGTGAACAACTCGTTCTCGTTCCAGGAAACGGAAAAGTCACCGGTTAGCGAATCTCCGGTGTCGAAAG AGAATGAAAATGTGGGGGGCTCAGCACGCATGTCTCTACTAATCCTGGTGTCCATCTTTGCTTGTTCTGCATCAGTCATGTACCTGGTGTACAGAAATTTCCCAGAGCTTCAAGA tgaTGAAATGGAGAAAATTAGAATTCCTAAGGACATGGAGGATGCCAAAGCTCTGGGAACAGTTCTGTCCAAATACAAAGATACCTACTATACCCAGGTGTTGGTGGCCTACTTTGCAACATATGTTTT TCTCCAGACATTTGCAATTCCTGGATCCATCTTCCTCAGCATTCTGTCTGGATATCTTTATCCATTTCCCTTGGCACTTTTCTTAGTCTGCCTG TGTTCTGGCCTCGGTGCTTCCTTCTGCTATATGTTATCATATCTGGTGGGCAGACCAGTGGTCTACAAATACCTGACGGAGAAAGCTCAGAAATGGTCCCAGCAG gttgaaaaacacaggaaTCATTTAATAAACTACATAATCTTCCTGAGGATAACTCCCTTTCTACCCAACTGGTTCATCAACATCACCTCACCAGTCATCAACGTGcctttgggggtttttttcatTGGTACTTTTCTCG GAGTGGCACCGCCATCGTTTGTAGCAATCAACGCAGGTACAACACTGTACAAGCTGACCACAGCTGGAGAGGCTGTGTCTTGGAACTCATTGGCTGTGCTCGGCGTACTCGCGGTGCTTTCTATCTTGCCCGTCTGCTTTCAgaaaaaactacagcaaaaactAGAGTAG